A region from the Afifella aestuarii genome encodes:
- a CDS encoding SixA phosphatase family protein: MMPKLLLLRHAKSDWHSGARTDFERPLNARGREAAEAMGAFMAAEGLAPDLVLCSPSKRTRETLELVAKSLQLPEDVRFPEMLYEENGGDYQTVLRDEAGKAECCLLVGHNPMTYEAALSLSGDGASHDMARLAVKYPSGTLSILEFDAPWAELKTGSGRLTGYVRPADLTS; encoded by the coding sequence ATGATGCCGAAATTGCTCCTCCTACGTCACGCCAAATCGGATTGGCATTCCGGCGCCCGCACGGACTTCGAGCGCCCGCTCAATGCGCGTGGCCGCGAAGCCGCCGAGGCGATGGGCGCCTTTATGGCTGCGGAGGGTTTGGCGCCTGATCTGGTGCTTTGCTCACCGTCCAAGCGCACCCGCGAAACGCTCGAACTCGTCGCCAAAAGCCTGCAGCTTCCGGAAGACGTGCGTTTTCCAGAAATGCTCTATGAAGAGAACGGTGGCGACTATCAGACGGTGCTCCGAGACGAGGCGGGCAAGGCCGAGTGCTGTCTCCTCGTCGGACACAACCCGATGACGTATGAAGCGGCCTTGAGCCTTTCAGGAGATGGGGCCTCACACGACATGGCGCGTCTTGCGGTAAAATATCCGAGCGGCACGCTCTCGATCCTGGAATTCGACGCGCCCTGGGCGGAGCTGAAGACGGGCTCAGGACGCCTGACGGGATATGTCCGGCCAGCCGATCTGACGTCGTGA